The following coding sequences are from one Gossypium hirsutum isolate 1008001.06 chromosome A12, Gossypium_hirsutum_v2.1, whole genome shotgun sequence window:
- the LOC107934501 gene encoding heavy metal-associated isoprenylated plant protein 20 translates to MGALDSLSDYISDLVTVHGKRKKRKVMQTVEIKVKMDCDGCERRVKNAVSSMKGVKSVEVNRKKSYVSVSGYVEPNKVLNKVKSTGKRAEFWPYVPYNLVAYPYVAQAYDKKAPSGYVKEAVQALPSPNAVDEKFVTFFSDENPNACSIM, encoded by the exons atgggtGCCTTGGACTCTCTTTCTGACTATATTTCTGATTTGGTAACCGTCCATGGCAAAAGAAAGAAGCGTAAAGTCATGCag ACTGTTGAGATCAAGGTTAAGATGGACTGTGATGGGTGTGAAAGGAGAGTCAAAAACGCCGTTTCCTCCATGAAAG GTGTGAAATCAGTGGAGGTGAATCGAAAGAAAAGCTATGTGAGCGTTAGCGGATACGTGGAGCCAAACAAGGTACTAAACAAAGTGAAAAGCACAGGGAAAAGAGCAGAGTTTTGGCCTTACGTCCCCTACAACTTAGTGGCGTACCCATACGTAGCTCAAGCATACGACAAGAAGGCACCGTCTGGGTACGTTAAAGAGGCGGTGCAAGCTTTGCCGAGTCCGAATGCTGTGGACGAGAAGTTTGTCACTTTCTTTAGCGACGAAAACCCCAACGCCTGTTCCATCATGTAG